GCGGACAACGCGGCCGACACGGTGATGCTCATAGTGGAGAGGATCCACCTTCTCAAGAAGGAAGGCAAGATCTGATCGCATTCTGCAGAACACCATGCCGAAGTCGGCATCGGCCACTCTTATGCACACGCGGCAGATTCCCGCCGGGATATCCGGATGCTTCATCCGATGGTGACGTCGTATCCCTTGGCAGCCAGCATATCGTGGACGGTCTTCACGTCCTTCTCGTCATGGAGTTCGATACGCAGGGAACCGGTCTCGACCTCGCGGTTGTGGATGATCCCCACATTCTTCACGTCTATCCCGCGGGATGCTATCATGGTAACGACGATTGCGAGAGCCCCGGGCTCGTCGGGGATCTCCACGTGGACGGCATTGTCCGTTTTGATGGGTCCGCTGGAGGCATCGATGAAGGAGTCGCGGTAGGTCCTGGCACTGTCGAAGAACCTCAGCAGGGAATCAGAATCCCCGGAGACGATGCCGTCGCGGATCTCGGTAAGCCGGGCGATGTAGTCGCCGAGGAGCTTGGTGATGTTCTCCGAGTTCCCGAGGCAGATCTGCTGCCACATGGCAGGGGACGATGAGGAGATCCTGGTGATGTCCTTGAATCCGCCCGCGGCGATCATGCGCATCTCCCCTTCGGGGTTGTCGCTGTCCCTGACGAGGTTGACCAGGGATGCGGAGATTACATGGGGGACGTGGGAGACCGCGGCGGTGATGTAATCGTGTTCCTCCGGAGTCATCACCAGGGGGATCGCACCCATCATGCGCACGAGGCCTTCGTACCTCTCAACCATGGCATCGGTGGTCTCGGGGGTGCGGGTGATGATATAGTATGCGTTCTCCAGGAGCTTGGCCTTGGAGTTCGCGAATCCCGTCCTCTCGGAGCCTGCCATAGGATGTCCGCCGATGAACCTCCCGTCGAGTCCCAGGGCGTGTATGCGGGCGTGCATGGGGCCTTTGATACTGCCGACATCGGTGAGGACGGCACCGTCCTTGAGATAGGGGCGGAGTCTTTCCGCGTTCTCGATGTTGAAGTCGATGGGGGCACACAGGAATACGTAGTCGCAGTCCGAGAAGTCCGGACCGATGTCGGAGACCATGACATCCGTCACACCCTCCTCGAAAGCCAGGGTGACGGCTTTCCTGTCCGAATCGAAGGCCTTGATCTTGACGTCCGCTTCGGGGTTGGCCTTGAATGCGCGGGCTATGGAGCCCCCAATGAGGCCGAGTCCAATGAATCCGATCGTGACTGTCATGGGTTTCCCTCGGTGGTACCGCAGTGTGCTGTGATGTCAAGGGAATCCTGCGGGGATAAAAAAGGTTGGCACCGGACGGTCTTGCCGTCCGGGTGCCGGTTTAGAGTTTAGTTCACATTCCGAACTTGGCCTTCACATCTCCATCGAGCATGAATATGGTCATGAAGATGTAGATGATGATTCCGCAGATGGCGGAGATGAGGGCGACAACGATGGCGAGTGCGCCGTCGTAGCCGAACGCTCCGAAGAGAGCGAGGAAGTTCAGGATAATCATGATGACGAAGATCACGAGGAGGATGATCCACATGATCCTGTCAAAGGTGCCGACAGAGTCGTTGGTGATCTTGGTGTAGATGAAGTAGATAATCAGACCGATGATGATGCTGACGATTCCGCTTCCAGCGACGGCGCCCTTGTCGTCGAATCCGATGCAGGAGATTGCGGTGAAGATTCCACCGATGATGGTAACCATCGCAACAACCATGACAAAGCGGGTGACGATGTCGAACTTGTCGGAGAGCTCTCCGGATTTGATCATCTTTCCGAATCCGAGCATGATGAAGCCGCAGATGAGATCTCCAACTCCCTGGATAGCCCATCCGATATCGTCCTCCTTCATGTCGTCATCGACGAAAGCACAGACAATGAGCAGGATCGCTCCGATGATGGAGAGAATGGCTGCGATGTACAGCGCAAGTCCTGCATTCTTGGTGTCGTCAAAGAATGACATGTGTGGTATATTTTGTTGATAGGATATAAATTATGCGCTAAAAACATCCTTCGACATACGTGTGTGGCTCTTTGGACAGGGCATGACCCAGAGGTTCGAAATTGCCCCGTCGGTGTGCCGGCGCGTTCTTACGTGCATGTTCACAGTGCCACAGGTCAGTTTTTATCGGTTGAAATAATGATGGAGTTCGATGGGCATCGTATCCCGCATCAGCGTATTCATCGTGGGTCATGTGTTCAATTCCCGCTACAGGCTGGCATCGTGGACACGCAGGTTCCCACGTTTCGGGAGGGTCGTGAAGAAGATCGCCTTCGAGGACGACGACATGGTCGTGGTGCCGAAGGCAGCGTCCGTCCGCAGGATGGTGGATGTAAACATCGATATCGACTCCGCCGGGGACCGCAACGTGATGCCCTCGGATCTGGTCAAGGAGGTCATCCGCGGGTCGGAGAGGATATTCATGATGGATTTCTGCCTCTGCAGGCAGTCCAACGGATGCAGGGACTATCCCGTCGACAAGGGGTGCATCTTCATCGGGAAGGGCACCCAGAGCATCCCCTCCAAGTACGGGCACTTCGCAGACGCGGAGGAAGCCTGCGACTTCATCGACGAATGCGACGAGCTGGGTCTTGTCCACATCATCGGGAGGAACAAGCTCGACAGC
This is a stretch of genomic DNA from Thermoplasmatales archaeon BRNA1. It encodes these proteins:
- a CDS encoding Prephenate dehydrogenase translates to MTVTIGFIGLGLIGGSIARAFKANPEADVKIKAFDSDRKAVTLAFEEGVTDVMVSDIGPDFSDCDYVFLCAPIDFNIENAERLRPYLKDGAVLTDVGSIKGPMHARIHALGLDGRFIGGHPMAGSERTGFANSKAKLLENAYYIITRTPETTDAMVERYEGLVRMMGAIPLVMTPEEHDYITAAVSHVPHVISASLVNLVRDSDNPEGEMRMIAAGGFKDITRISSSSPAMWQQICLGNSENITKLLGDYIARLTEIRDGIVSGDSDSLLRFFDSARTYRDSFIDASSGPIKTDNAVHVEIPDEPGALAIVVTMIASRGIDVKNVGIIHNREVETGSLRIELHDEKDVKTVHDMLAAKGYDVTIG
- a CDS encoding Indolepyruvate ferredoxin oxidoreductase, alpha and beta subunits; the encoded protein is MGIVSRISVFIVGHVFNSRYRLASWTRRFPRFGRVVKKIAFEDDDMVVVPKAASVRRMVDVNIDIDSAGDRNVMPSDLVKEVIRGSERIFMMDFCLCRQSNGCRDYPVDKGCIFIGKGTQSIPSKYGHFADAEEACDFIDECDELGLVHIIGRNKLDSIWLHTGNRKDLLTICNCCPCCCLWNIARDIDPGISDVYRRLDGVTVSVDPGKCTGCGFCVELCFVRAISVRDGKAELNDAKCRGCGRCSEQCPSEAISISYDTSVIHSEAERILSLVNQ